Proteins from a genomic interval of Paracholeplasma manati:
- the rsmH gene encoding 16S rRNA (cytosine(1402)-N(4))-methyltransferase RsmH: protein MKHYSVLLKESIDALKLKENGIYVDATLGGGGHSEAILLSLKGGHLYGFDQDQYALKTAQERLKGFNNFTAVASNFEFIQEELKALGIDKIDGVVMDLGMSSFQIDDASRGFSYMQDAKLDMRMNQHQTKTAYDIVNNASYEELVYMFEVYGEEDFARPIARKIIESRPLNTTFDLVKITDMYKYKSKSHSAKQVFQALRIAVNDELGVLERTLPKLLSMLNPDGVMSIITFHSLEDRIVKHFFKTNSEVHVPKGIPMLKLPTPPLRLLTKKPILPSEQELTENSRSNSAKLRVAIKNEVAE, encoded by the coding sequence ATGAAACACTATAGTGTATTACTCAAAGAGTCGATTGACGCACTCAAACTCAAAGAAAATGGCATTTACGTGGACGCGACCCTTGGGGGTGGCGGACACAGTGAAGCCATTTTGTTGTCGTTAAAAGGCGGTCATTTATACGGTTTTGACCAAGACCAATATGCCTTAAAAACCGCTCAAGAGCGGTTAAAAGGGTTTAATAACTTTACAGCAGTCGCTTCAAATTTTGAATTCATTCAAGAAGAACTAAAAGCCTTAGGTATCGATAAAATCGATGGGGTGGTCATGGATTTGGGGATGTCTTCCTTTCAAATCGATGACGCTTCCCGTGGTTTTTCCTATATGCAGGATGCGAAACTCGACATGCGCATGAATCAACATCAAACCAAGACCGCGTATGACATCGTGAATAACGCGTCCTATGAAGAACTTGTCTATATGTTTGAAGTCTATGGAGAAGAGGATTTTGCTAGACCAATCGCGAGAAAAATCATCGAATCCAGACCACTCAATACCACCTTTGATTTGGTCAAAATCACCGATATGTATAAATACAAATCAAAATCTCATTCAGCGAAACAAGTATTTCAAGCGCTAAGAATCGCTGTGAATGATGAGTTGGGTGTTTTAGAACGCACGTTACCAAAACTGCTATCGATGTTAAATCCCGATGGGGTGATGTCCATCATCACGTTCCATTCATTAGAAGATCGAATTGTCAAACACTTCTTCAAAACCAACAGCGAAGTTCATGTCCCTAAAGGGATTCCTATGTTAAAACTACCCACCCCACCACTCAGATTGTTGACCAAAAAACCAATCTTACCTTCGGAACAAGAACTGACGGAAAACAGCCGATCAAACAGTGCGAAACTCCGTGTCGCGATTAAAAATGAGGTGGCTGAATGA
- a CDS encoding phospholipase D-like domain-containing protein, producing the protein MRLITYGNEAFKAILEDIDRAQRSILIQMFIWRDDQIGNQLLNHLQSALDRGVQVTIQKDAYGSIFEKAEENKQSLFHKDKQKGIHILAKIIDVGYADDRKPKGYQQKPNEALNKFIGHPNLSLSTSILKDHTKFYIIDDTIFYVGGVNIEDKENGKDIQGRTYLDYMVRIDNPDEVNYFLSRFEGKIAYDANRTIEYVMNRPNDFQVIKDLTHLLNQANYRILMHMAYFGAKSAMQALFNALKRGVKVTIVTSKVSNLQTEYNLYWMNKLQQAGAEVYLYEGLVHAKAILIDDTFIVGSTNLNNSAFDQLGECSLVVQGDAALKESFLQSHKDILSNTIQTNPIKYSKIKSFFEQLLS; encoded by the coding sequence ATGAGACTCATTACCTATGGCAACGAAGCATTTAAAGCCATTTTAGAAGACATCGATCGTGCCCAACGAAGTATCCTCATTCAAATGTTCATTTGGCGTGATGATCAGATTGGTAATCAACTCTTAAATCACTTACAAAGTGCATTGGATCGAGGGGTTCAAGTCACGATTCAAAAAGATGCTTATGGGTCTATTTTTGAAAAAGCAGAAGAGAATAAACAGAGCTTATTTCATAAAGACAAACAAAAAGGCATCCATATCTTAGCGAAAATCATCGATGTTGGCTACGCTGATGATAGAAAACCCAAAGGTTATCAACAAAAGCCCAATGAAGCCTTGAACAAATTCATTGGTCATCCGAACTTATCACTATCAACCTCAATCCTCAAAGACCATACGAAGTTTTACATCATCGATGACACCATCTTTTATGTCGGTGGGGTCAATATCGAAGACAAAGAGAATGGAAAAGACATTCAAGGTAGAACCTATTTAGATTATATGGTGAGAATCGATAACCCCGATGAAGTGAACTATTTCCTATCGAGATTTGAAGGTAAAATAGCCTATGATGCGAATCGAACGATTGAATATGTGATGAATAGACCAAACGATTTTCAAGTCATAAAAGACCTAACACACCTATTAAATCAAGCAAATTATCGCATTTTGATGCATATGGCCTATTTCGGAGCGAAATCTGCCATGCAAGCCTTATTTAACGCTTTAAAGCGTGGTGTGAAAGTGACCATCGTGACCTCTAAAGTCTCTAACCTTCAAACCGAATATAATCTTTACTGGATGAATAAACTCCAACAAGCAGGTGCAGAAGTCTATTTATATGAAGGCTTGGTACATGCGAAAGCGATTCTGATTGATGATACCTTCATCGTCGGATCAACAAACTTGAATAATTCAGCCTTTGATCAATTGGGTGAATGTTCACTGGTGGTTCAAGGGGATGCCGCTTTAAAAGAATCCTTCTTACAAAGCCATAAAGATATTTTGTCTAATACCATTCAAACGAACCCCATTAAATATTCAAAAATTAAGTCTTTTTTTGAACAATTACTCAGTTAA
- a CDS encoding DUF2804 domain-containing protein produces the protein MENRLTKGPLLDERGNLIEAGYHEDLIRAYDRKDITVKGMRTKEWDYYYIGNHKHGIAFTVADNSYMWLVSITTFDFEHKTEHTKSPMGFFPMKRLGMPSSSRVGNVVFQKKGFSFEFLIENDKRHLKVRMDRFKDNKTLSADIVLTEKENSSMVIATPFETKGHFYYNHKINLMDVSGSYTIGQDTFPLVNAFGTLDWGRGVWTYKNTWYWSSASDLFEGKRIGFNLGYGFGDTSKASENMFYYDGQCYKFEDITFNIPKKHDQYDYMSPWTFTSKSGDIELTFHPILDRQSASNVVVIKSIQHQVFGKFSGYFTLKNGQKIEFHNVMGFAERVVNHW, from the coding sequence GTGGAAAATCGTTTGACCAAAGGCCCTTTACTCGATGAACGAGGCAATCTCATCGAAGCGGGCTATCACGAAGATTTGATTCGTGCGTATGACCGTAAAGACATCACCGTCAAAGGGATGCGCACCAAAGAATGGGATTACTACTACATCGGTAATCATAAACACGGCATCGCTTTTACGGTCGCTGATAATTCGTACATGTGGCTGGTTTCCATCACCACCTTTGATTTTGAACATAAAACTGAACATACCAAATCACCGATGGGCTTTTTCCCAATGAAGCGACTAGGTATGCCAAGTTCATCGAGGGTCGGCAACGTGGTCTTTCAAAAGAAGGGATTCTCGTTTGAATTTTTAATCGAAAATGATAAGCGACATCTCAAGGTTAGGATGGACCGTTTTAAAGACAATAAAACGCTATCCGCAGATATTGTTTTAACCGAAAAAGAAAACAGCTCCATGGTGATCGCGACGCCGTTTGAAACCAAAGGACATTTCTATTACAACCACAAAATCAATTTGATGGATGTCTCCGGTAGTTATACGATTGGACAAGACACGTTCCCACTGGTAAATGCGTTTGGCACACTCGACTGGGGTAGAGGTGTTTGGACCTATAAGAATACCTGGTATTGGTCCAGTGCTTCTGATTTATTCGAAGGCAAGCGCATTGGCTTTAACTTGGGTTACGGCTTTGGGGATACCTCAAAGGCCAGTGAAAATATGTTTTATTACGATGGACAGTGCTATAAGTTTGAAGACATCACTTTTAATATTCCAAAGAAGCATGACCAATATGATTACATGAGTCCTTGGACATTCACCTCTAAATCTGGTGATATTGAACTCACATTTCATCCGATTTTAGACCGTCAAAGCGCGTCTAATGTGGTAGTCATCAAATCCATTCAACATCAAGTCTTTGGCAAATTCAGTGGCTATTTCACCTTAAAGAATGGTCAGAAAATCGAATTTCATAACGTCATGGGTTTCGCGGAACGCGTGGTTAATCATTGGTAA
- a CDS encoding RNA-guided endonuclease InsQ/TnpB family protein — translation MNKAFKFRIYPNESQKTLIHMTLGHNRFLWNKMLEDKQKQYELTKNILHPTPAQYKDAYPFLKDIDSLSLANTQLNQEKAFKQFFNHKQDFPKFHSKKQDYGYTTNLVNNNIALLKGFIKLPKLGEVKIKQHRAIPNEMILKSVTVSKTGTGKYYVSILYEYQKEIKKKDVKESIGLDFSMTHFYVDHEGFKLDYPKDIQTDFNKLRVLQRSLSRRIKGSSNYHQKVLEIALLHERIRHKRDDFLHKLSNAITKRYDLVSVEGLNLKDMSQTSPYYAKQISRFGWTRFISFLKYKLETQGKTLMVMDEWYPSSKRCSCCGDIKTDLKLSERVYHCPSCELHLDRDHNAAININKEGFRKYKLAFQL, via the coding sequence ATGAACAAAGCCTTTAAGTTTCGAATCTATCCAAATGAATCTCAAAAGACTTTAATCCATATGACTCTAGGCCATAATCGCTTTCTCTGGAATAAGATGTTAGAAGATAAACAGAAACAGTATGAACTCACTAAAAACATCCTTCATCCCACACCTGCACAATATAAAGATGCTTATCCATTTCTAAAAGACATAGACTCTTTATCTTTAGCCAATACACAACTCAATCAAGAAAAAGCTTTTAAACAATTCTTCAATCATAAACAAGACTTCCCTAAGTTTCATTCTAAGAAACAAGACTATGGTTATACGACCAATCTTGTTAACAATAATATCGCTCTATTAAAAGGTTTTATCAAACTACCTAAACTGGGTGAAGTAAAGATCAAACAACATAGAGCCATACCCAATGAGATGATTCTCAAAAGTGTAACGGTATCTAAGACTGGTACAGGTAAGTATTATGTTTCTATTCTATATGAATACCAAAAAGAGATTAAGAAAAAAGATGTAAAAGAATCGATTGGATTAGATTTCTCAATGACTCATTTCTATGTGGATCATGAAGGATTTAAATTGGATTATCCTAAAGACATCCAAACAGACTTCAATAAACTCAGAGTCCTTCAAAGAAGTTTATCTAGAAGAATCAAGGGTTCTAGTAACTATCATCAGAAAGTATTAGAAATCGCCTTATTACATGAAAGAATCAGACATAAAAGAGATGACTTTTTACATAAACTATCTAACGCGATAACCAAGCGTTATGATTTGGTGAGTGTCGAAGGATTGAATCTTAAAGATATGTCTCAAACAAGTCCATATTACGCTAAGCAAATATCACGGTTTGGTTGGACTAGGTTTATATCATTCTTGAAGTACAAGTTAGAAACACAAGGTAAGACTTTGATGGTGATGGACGAGTGGTATCCATCGTCAAAGAGATGTAGTTGTTGTGGGGACATCAAAACAGATTTGAAGTTATCTGAGCGAGTTTATCATTGTCCAAGTTGTGAGTTACATTTGGATAGAGATCATAACGCAGCGATCAATATCAACAAAGAAGGGTTTAGAAAGTATAAGTTAGCATTTCAGTTATAA
- a CDS encoding ATP-binding protein: MITGMRRVGKSTLIDLYIQKLIETGVSKDQILKINLELPDFFNIDNYRDLSDYVLFWAKEKTAPLYVFIDEIGRVQSWEKAINGFHTLNRFDLYITGSNAYLLSTDLSTFLAGRYVEIPVLPLSYKEFTRLYPKSDFNDFIRFGGMPSISPLGLVYETSMTVLRDSFRSAVLQDVITRHQIRQTVVLERLIQYIFTNTGKTFSALSIVNYLKSQRIAVSVDTILSYLTILENAFLIYRVKRHDLIGKVILKTEEKYYISDHGFREAIAGNNFTVIEMILENIVLIELKRRGYQVYIGKVNDLEIDFVVKKDGQTAYYQVAYLLINDSTRSREFDVFQLITDNHPKYVLSMDTINFSKDGIIHKNMIDFLLE; this comes from the coding sequence TTGATTACGGGTATGCGGCGTGTGGGGAAGTCCACATTGATTGATTTATATATCCAAAAATTAATTGAAACAGGGGTATCCAAAGATCAAATACTGAAAATCAATCTAGAATTACCAGATTTTTTCAATATAGATAATTATCGTGATTTATCCGATTATGTTCTCTTTTGGGCGAAAGAGAAAACAGCCCCACTGTATGTATTTATCGATGAAATCGGTCGTGTTCAATCATGGGAAAAAGCCATCAATGGTTTTCATACATTGAATCGTTTCGATTTATATATCACCGGATCAAACGCCTATTTGTTATCAACGGATTTATCCACATTTTTAGCCGGTAGATATGTTGAAATACCTGTCTTACCTTTGTCATATAAAGAATTCACCCGTTTATATCCAAAATCTGATTTCAATGATTTTATTAGATTTGGTGGTATGCCATCCATATCACCATTGGGTTTAGTGTATGAAACTTCTATGACTGTGCTGAGAGATTCATTTCGATCAGCGGTTTTACAAGATGTTATAACGAGACATCAAATCAGACAAACCGTTGTTCTTGAGCGACTCATTCAGTATATTTTTACGAATACAGGCAAAACATTTTCAGCTTTATCCATTGTCAATTACTTAAAATCTCAAAGAATCGCCGTATCTGTTGACACCATTTTATCTTATCTAACGATTTTGGAGAATGCATTCTTAATCTATCGCGTTAAAAGGCATGATTTGATTGGTAAAGTCATATTAAAAACCGAAGAGAAGTACTATATCTCTGATCATGGATTCAGGGAAGCCATCGCAGGAAACAATTTTACTGTGATTGAAATGATCCTTGAAAATATCGTTCTGATTGAACTAAAAAGAAGAGGATATCAAGTCTATATCGGTAAAGTAAATGATCTAGAAATCGATTTTGTTGTCAAGAAAGATGGTCAAACTGCTTATTATCAAGTCGCCTATTTACTTATAAATGATTCGACACGATCAAGGGAATTTGATGTGTTCCAGCTTATTACTGACAATCATCCAAAATATGTATTATCGATGGATACAATCAACTTCTCAAAAGATGGTATTATCCATAAAAATATGATTGACTTTTTATTAGAGTAA
- a CDS encoding Fur family transcriptional regulator: MDSRETYFNKLRKKNLRITNSRKAMIDVLENNHLTFKEIQTALAKKGFTNISTIYNNLDFLIEQRIVVELFINDTKYYDLAIDNPMHNADSHIHVVVKDTNKITEINNTDVFEFIKQIPELKDLQIDYVRITIGARKKKTY; the protein is encoded by the coding sequence ATGGATTCTCGTGAGACCTATTTCAATAAGTTACGCAAAAAAAATCTTCGTATCACCAATAGCCGTAAAGCGATGATTGACGTCCTTGAAAATAACCATTTAACCTTCAAGGAAATTCAAACTGCGCTTGCGAAAAAAGGGTTTACGAATATATCGACGATTTACAACAACTTGGATTTTTTAATCGAACAACGCATCGTGGTTGAACTGTTCATCAACGATACCAAGTATTATGACCTCGCGATTGATAACCCAATGCACAACGCCGATAGCCATATCCACGTAGTCGTCAAAGATACCAATAAGATTACCGAAATCAATAATACCGATGTCTTCGAATTCATCAAACAAATCCCTGAACTCAAGGATTTACAAATTGATTATGTCCGTATCACCATTGGTGCGAGAAAGAAAAAAACATACTAA
- a CDS encoding lysophospholipid acyltransferase family protein: MDIKEDLKPKDENEHTFKTIEAKPVDLPEDFDYFGQKWHTRILSKILVFIIKIVFVYFYGFIFLRFRIKNKKIFKAYRKKGAVIVSNHVHQFDSFLLGASFFPKRIYYTMLKTNLGLPIVGKLFHIIGGAPIPDSKEGIIRYQKLLNERLSGNNMIAVFPEASLRPYCDHIRPFKKGAFRFAFNANVDIIPMVFIFKKPKGLYKYLKRKPCVELHILPPYQLKHLETKYETLSYNTDELQKIITAYYTTHSDYVGGN, encoded by the coding sequence ATGGATATTAAAGAAGACTTGAAACCCAAAGACGAAAACGAGCATACGTTTAAGACGATCGAAGCGAAACCGGTAGATTTACCAGAGGATTTCGATTATTTTGGGCAAAAATGGCATACACGCATTTTATCGAAAATCTTGGTGTTTATAATCAAGATTGTTTTTGTCTATTTTTACGGATTCATCTTCTTGCGTTTTAGAATTAAAAACAAGAAAATATTCAAAGCATACCGTAAAAAAGGGGCGGTCATTGTATCCAACCACGTCCATCAATTTGATTCCTTTTTATTAGGGGCTTCCTTCTTTCCAAAACGGATCTATTACACCATGTTAAAAACCAACCTAGGCTTACCCATCGTTGGTAAGTTATTTCACATCATTGGTGGCGCACCGATTCCAGATTCTAAAGAAGGGATCATCCGTTACCAAAAGCTACTCAATGAACGTTTATCAGGCAATAATATGATCGCAGTATTCCCAGAAGCGTCCCTAAGACCGTACTGTGACCACATCCGTCCATTTAAAAAAGGAGCATTTCGTTTCGCTTTTAACGCGAATGTTGATATAATACCTATGGTATTTATATTTAAGAAGCCTAAAGGGCTTTATAAGTACTTAAAGCGCAAGCCATGCGTAGAACTGCACATATTACCGCCCTATCAATTGAAGCATTTAGAGACGAAATATGAAACATTATCTTACAATACGGATGAACTCCAAAAGATAATTACTGCATACTACACGACGCATAGTGACTACGTAGGAGGTAATTAA
- a CDS encoding nicotinate-nicotinamide nucleotide adenylyltransferase: MILVYGGAFNPPTKAHKIIFETLMKTYQPSLFIFIPVGKAYPKAQLVDFHHRKAMLELLSANHPNVLVSDFEQTDAFKGTISALDHFKYLYQTEVKFVLGLDNVLDLPNWIEYPRLMAENQFIAIDRQGSVRNFIAQHYPDHQHQFETIELDIPMSSTLFRQDPKSFKHLIDEPVYDYIQKHHLYGV, translated from the coding sequence ATGATCTTAGTATATGGTGGGGCGTTTAATCCCCCAACCAAAGCACACAAAATCATATTTGAAACACTGATGAAAACCTATCAGCCGTCGCTGTTTATTTTCATCCCGGTGGGGAAAGCCTATCCTAAGGCACAACTCGTGGACTTTCATCATCGGAAAGCGATGCTTGAACTGTTGTCTGCTAACCATCCAAACGTCCTCGTTTCTGACTTTGAACAAACGGATGCGTTTAAAGGCACCATCAGTGCACTTGACCACTTCAAATATCTTTATCAGACTGAGGTCAAATTTGTCTTGGGTTTAGACAATGTCCTCGATTTACCCAATTGGATTGAATACCCAAGATTGATGGCTGAAAACCAGTTCATCGCGATAGACCGTCAAGGTTCTGTGAGAAACTTCATTGCACAACACTATCCAGACCATCAACACCAATTTGAAACCATCGAACTCGATATCCCGATGTCATCTACCCTGTTTAGACAAGACCCTAAATCCTTTAAACACCTGATTGACGAACCGGTATACGATTATATCCAAAAGCACCATCTATACGGAGTGTGA
- a CDS encoding NAD(+) synthase yields MYHQGFLKIALVTPSLEVGNPEYNVSEILKTIQTLDVGVALCPELSITGYACGDLFYQDALIMNAKRQLKRLLETSTFKGVLVVGLPLDIEGVLYNTAVVIQGPKLLGIIPKKYLPNTYEYYEKRWFNSGLDIQIKEIELLNQVVPFGDLIFEDNDKNIRFGVEICQDMWTNFSPGNALALNGANMILNLSASNEYLDKEASRRMVVVENSRRNAGAYVYVSSGMMESSSDTVFSGHNMVAVNGQLRDEKFFNTPKTQVLLTEVDFGEIHFTRRHDTNLKDALHRVKMDITRIPVHFEDNDNFVFSKPLNELPFVPKPKQAKKAFEDIKRIQVQALAKRLLHVNMPTLVIGVSGGLDSTLALLIAHETYLFLGWDPKGILGVTMPGLGTSDRTKNNAVQLMEILGITHREISIVEETHKHFEMIKQDQNQTDITYENTQARIRTMTLMNLANKHNGIVLGTGDLSEIALGFMTYNGDQMSMYGINAGLPKTLVRFMVEMYSNVHENLKDILMDIVFTPVSPELIKDQKTEDILGKYMINDFLLHRLLRCGDEPEKMAFLLKQVFKVDDTEANKRTQYFLNRFYNQQFKRQVLPDGPKILDITLSPRGDFRMPSDIKVVIK; encoded by the coding sequence ATGTATCATCAAGGCTTCCTTAAAATTGCGTTGGTTACCCCTAGTCTAGAAGTAGGGAACCCCGAATATAACGTTTCTGAAATCCTCAAAACCATTCAAACATTGGATGTTGGGGTTGCGTTATGTCCAGAATTATCGATCACAGGCTATGCTTGTGGTGATTTATTCTATCAAGACGCTCTCATCATGAACGCGAAAAGACAACTCAAACGTTTATTAGAAACCTCCACCTTTAAAGGTGTTTTGGTCGTTGGGTTACCCCTCGACATCGAAGGCGTTTTATATAACACAGCTGTGGTGATCCAAGGGCCTAAACTCTTGGGTATCATCCCTAAAAAGTACTTACCAAACACGTATGAATACTATGAAAAACGTTGGTTCAACTCTGGATTAGACATCCAAATCAAAGAGATTGAATTGTTGAATCAAGTCGTGCCATTTGGCGATTTGATTTTCGAAGATAACGATAAAAATATCCGCTTTGGTGTGGAAATTTGTCAAGACATGTGGACCAATTTCTCCCCAGGCAACGCCCTCGCTTTGAATGGCGCGAATATGATTTTGAACTTATCCGCTTCGAATGAATATCTAGACAAAGAAGCCTCAAGACGCATGGTCGTTGTTGAAAATTCACGACGTAATGCAGGGGCTTATGTGTATGTATCTTCTGGGATGATGGAATCCTCTTCGGATACCGTCTTTTCTGGACACAACATGGTCGCTGTCAATGGACAACTCCGAGATGAAAAATTCTTCAATACCCCGAAGACACAAGTCTTGTTGACCGAAGTGGATTTTGGTGAAATTCATTTTACAAGAAGACACGACACCAATTTAAAAGATGCGTTACATCGCGTCAAAATGGACATCACAAGAATCCCGGTTCATTTCGAAGATAACGACAACTTTGTTTTTTCAAAACCACTCAATGAGTTACCGTTCGTACCAAAACCAAAACAAGCCAAAAAAGCCTTTGAAGACATCAAGCGCATTCAAGTCCAAGCGCTTGCGAAAAGGTTGTTACATGTCAATATGCCAACCCTTGTGATTGGTGTTTCAGGCGGTTTAGACTCGACCTTGGCTTTACTCATCGCCCATGAAACCTATCTGTTTTTAGGGTGGGACCCTAAAGGTATTTTAGGGGTGACCATGCCTGGTTTAGGTACCTCTGATCGCACTAAAAATAATGCCGTTCAATTGATGGAAATTTTGGGGATTACCCATAGAGAAATCTCCATTGTAGAAGAAACCCACAAGCATTTTGAAATGATCAAACAAGACCAAAATCAAACCGATATTACCTATGAAAATACCCAAGCGAGAATTCGTACCATGACTTTGATGAACCTCGCTAATAAACACAACGGTATTGTTTTAGGTACCGGTGATTTATCGGAAATCGCCCTTGGTTTTATGACTTATAATGGCGACCAAATGAGCATGTATGGCATCAATGCAGGTTTACCAAAAACCTTGGTTAGATTCATGGTCGAAATGTATTCAAATGTTCATGAAAACTTGAAGGATATCTTGATGGATATTGTCTTCACCCCAGTTTCACCAGAGTTGATCAAAGACCAAAAAACCGAAGATATTTTGGGTAAATATATGATCAACGATTTCCTCCTTCACCGCTTGTTACGCTGTGGGGATGAACCCGAAAAAATGGCCTTTTTACTCAAACAAGTCTTTAAGGTCGACGATACCGAAGCGAACAAGAGAACACAGTATTTCTTGAACCGTTTTTACAACCAACAATTCAAACGTCAAGTCTTACCTGACGGTCCAAAAATTCTCGACATCACGCTCTCGCCACGAGGGGATTTTAGAATGCCGAGTGATATCAAAGTGGTGATTAAATGA
- the mnmA gene encoding tRNA 2-thiouridine(34) synthase MnmA — protein sequence MKVILGLSGGVDSSVAAIKLLEQGYEVEAVFMRNWDSAANQDVYGNPTVNDDMCAQEVDYQDALKVANQIGIKLHKVDFTQEYWNQVFQYFLGEYNRGRTPNPDILCNTEIKFKAFLDYAKGLKADYIAMGHYAKTEVVDGKVLLKRAHDDNKDQTYFLSQLTETQIERALFPLGDIDKPEVREIAKAHNLATAVKKDSTGICFIGERQFNQFLSNYLYKKPGKMTKLDGTFIKAHDGLMNYTIGQRKGLGIGGLKDYDLEPWFVVGKDVSNNILYVEQGFHHPYLYSNRCIVKDVVWRYDKALEGRTFSAKFRYRQKDTDVFLKWLDDTTLEVSYPTTVRAVTPGQACAIYEGDVCVAGGFIDTVYMNEERRHY from the coding sequence ATGAAAGTGATTTTAGGTTTATCTGGTGGCGTCGACAGCAGTGTCGCTGCCATTAAATTATTGGAACAAGGCTATGAAGTCGAAGCCGTATTCATGCGAAACTGGGACTCTGCAGCCAACCAAGACGTCTATGGGAACCCCACCGTCAATGACGATATGTGTGCCCAAGAAGTCGATTATCAAGATGCGTTAAAAGTGGCCAATCAAATTGGCATTAAACTCCATAAAGTCGATTTTACCCAAGAATATTGGAATCAAGTATTTCAGTATTTTTTAGGCGAATACAACCGTGGTAGAACCCCAAATCCAGACATCTTATGCAACACGGAAATCAAATTCAAAGCGTTCTTGGATTATGCGAAAGGGTTGAAAGCCGATTACATCGCGATGGGTCATTATGCGAAAACCGAAGTGGTCGATGGTAAGGTATTGTTAAAGCGCGCTCATGACGATAACAAAGACCAAACCTACTTTTTATCACAGCTTACCGAAACTCAAATCGAACGGGCTTTATTCCCCCTTGGCGATATCGATAAACCGGAAGTGAGAGAGATTGCGAAAGCACACAACCTCGCGACTGCAGTGAAAAAAGATTCGACTGGGATTTGTTTCATTGGTGAACGTCAATTCAACCAGTTCTTAAGCAACTATCTCTATAAAAAACCAGGCAAAATGACCAAACTCGATGGGACATTTATCAAAGCCCATGATGGGTTGATGAATTACACCATCGGTCAACGTAAAGGCTTGGGCATTGGTGGTTTAAAAGATTATGATTTAGAACCTTGGTTTGTCGTCGGTAAAGATGTTTCAAACAACATCCTTTATGTCGAACAAGGCTTTCATCACCCTTATCTATATTCCAACCGTTGTATCGTCAAAGACGTAGTTTGGCGTTATGACAAAGCCTTAGAAGGTAGAACGTTCTCCGCTAAATTCAGATACCGTCAAAAAGATACAGATGTGTTTTTAAAATGGCTTGATGATACCACACTAGAAGTATCTTATCCAACCACCGTTCGTGCGGTGACCCCTGGCCAAGCATGCGCCATCTATGAAGGCGATGTCTGCGTGGCAGGTGGGTTCATCGACACGGTTTATATGAATGAAGAAAGAAGACACTATTGA